A region from the Streptomyces lydicus genome encodes:
- a CDS encoding PucR family transcriptional regulator produces MVTPMPVARARQDLFDVLAGQRELPEKGLTELSREAGWPIPDTLQAVVLATPAEAAQLAAALGHALIGSVDGYTCLFVPDPATQTRARLEAALKGRPAAVGHVVPATDTASSLRWARYLLTLAPGRVGPESRPAFVDDHLSALLLLQDESLADALTSRWLGPLEELTPRQSERLEVTLLAWLEGGGAPEAAKLLHVHPQTVRYRLRQIEKLFGPVLRDPRTRFELEMALRSRRLMAHVRSYRARAGRRARAVASSIRPLGMAREARVNGL; encoded by the coding sequence GTGGTGACTCCGATGCCGGTGGCCCGGGCCCGCCAGGACCTGTTCGACGTCCTTGCCGGACAACGGGAGCTGCCGGAGAAGGGGTTGACCGAGCTGTCCCGTGAGGCCGGCTGGCCCATCCCCGACACCCTCCAGGCCGTCGTCCTCGCCACACCCGCCGAGGCCGCCCAGCTCGCCGCGGCACTCGGGCACGCTCTCATCGGCTCGGTCGACGGATACACCTGCCTGTTCGTCCCCGACCCGGCCACCCAGACCCGGGCCCGCCTGGAGGCGGCGCTCAAGGGACGGCCGGCCGCGGTCGGACACGTCGTACCGGCCACCGACACCGCGTCCTCGCTGCGTTGGGCCCGGTATCTGCTGACGCTGGCCCCGGGACGGGTCGGCCCCGAGTCGCGGCCCGCGTTCGTCGACGACCACCTCTCCGCGCTGCTGCTGCTCCAGGACGAGTCGCTGGCCGACGCGCTGACCTCCCGCTGGCTGGGCCCGCTGGAGGAGCTGACGCCCCGGCAGAGCGAACGGCTCGAAGTCACGCTGCTGGCGTGGCTGGAGGGCGGCGGTGCCCCCGAGGCGGCCAAACTGCTGCATGTGCACCCCCAGACGGTCCGTTACCGTTTGCGTCAGATCGAAAAGCTCTTCGGCCCGGTGCTGCGCGATCCGCGCACCCGCTTCGAGCTGGAGATGGCGCTGCGCAGCCGCCGCCTGATGGCGCACGTCCGCAGCTACCGCGCACGGGCCGGCCGCCGCGCACGGGCCGTCGCCTCGTCCATACGCCCGCTGGGCATGGCCCGTGAGGCCCGCGTCAACGGTCTTTGA
- a CDS encoding DUF1996 domain-containing protein, with product MLIGATALLLGGGGLAAYATTALAGNQTTPGTASGHQHTASGITISCPDVGERLRTVPHSAQLPVSKGLSALDKQVHDAYHQMMGGSGSAVMAPLKAQREKTIRMMVTAIAKNTKRPGYLIKMSGCTTKPVTEGAGAGGNDATKTVKEGWYQGQTPNQTQGGQQGQQQGQQGQDPNQQDPNQQGQQGQNGGQQGQAGGPSPDDFVDITTVQPNADAPPFAAPKGGNASTGTFTTECGRNEDGHFNSDNVIVTPGVSNGAHHTHDYVGNKATDAFADDNKLAASDTTCNNGDQSTHYWPVLRKLDGAAEQKPGAAQDANVGTTLTPATVTLKFRGSQVGQVEAMPRFMKIITGDAKAFTNGTKNANASWSCTGFEDRQLKDKYPLCPKGSQVVRTFAFQNCWNGRDIDSGNHRDHVAFSDQNGVCPSGFKAIPQLTQRITYDVPQGDSFAVDSFPEQLHKPVTDHGDFINVMPDQLMSKAVDCINSGRNCT from the coding sequence ATGCTCATCGGCGCGACCGCCCTCCTGCTGGGCGGCGGCGGGCTGGCCGCCTACGCCACCACGGCGCTGGCGGGCAACCAGACCACCCCCGGCACGGCGTCCGGCCATCAGCACACCGCGTCCGGCATCACCATCTCCTGCCCCGATGTGGGCGAGCGCCTGCGGACCGTCCCGCACAGCGCCCAGCTCCCGGTCTCCAAGGGGCTGTCCGCCCTCGACAAGCAGGTGCACGACGCGTACCACCAGATGATGGGCGGCAGCGGCAGTGCCGTCATGGCCCCGCTCAAGGCGCAGCGGGAGAAGACCATCAGGATGATGGTCACCGCGATCGCCAAGAACACCAAGCGTCCCGGCTATCTGATCAAGATGAGCGGCTGCACCACCAAGCCCGTGACCGAGGGCGCGGGCGCGGGCGGCAACGACGCCACGAAGACCGTGAAGGAGGGCTGGTACCAGGGGCAGACCCCGAACCAGACCCAGGGCGGCCAGCAGGGTCAGCAGCAAGGGCAGCAGGGCCAGGACCCGAACCAGCAGGACCCGAACCAGCAGGGACAGCAGGGCCAGAACGGCGGCCAGCAGGGCCAGGCCGGCGGTCCCTCCCCCGACGACTTCGTGGACATCACCACCGTCCAGCCGAATGCGGACGCCCCGCCGTTCGCCGCCCCCAAGGGAGGCAACGCCTCGACGGGCACCTTCACCACCGAGTGCGGGCGCAACGAGGACGGCCACTTCAACTCCGACAACGTCATCGTGACCCCGGGGGTCAGCAACGGCGCCCACCACACCCACGACTACGTCGGCAACAAGGCCACCGACGCCTTCGCCGACGACAACAAGCTCGCCGCCTCCGACACCACCTGCAACAACGGCGACCAGTCCACCCACTACTGGCCCGTGCTGCGCAAGCTGGACGGCGCCGCGGAGCAGAAGCCGGGCGCCGCACAGGACGCCAACGTCGGCACGACCCTGACCCCGGCCACGGTGACCCTGAAGTTCCGGGGCAGCCAGGTCGGCCAGGTCGAGGCGATGCCCCGCTTCATGAAGATCATCACCGGCGATGCCAAGGCGTTCACCAACGGCACCAAGAACGCCAACGCCTCCTGGAGCTGCACCGGCTTCGAGGACCGGCAGCTGAAGGACAAGTACCCGCTGTGCCCCAAGGGTTCCCAGGTCGTGCGGACCTTCGCCTTCCAGAACTGCTGGAACGGCCGGGACATCGACAGCGGCAACCACCGTGACCATGTGGCGTTCTCGGACCAGAACGGCGTCTGCCCCAGCGGCTTCAAGGCGATCCCGCAGCTCACCCAGCGGATCACCTACGACGTCCCGCAGGGCGACAGCTTCGCGGTGGACAGCTTCCCCGAGCAGCTGCACAAACCGGTGACCGACCACGGCGATTTCATCAACGTGATGCCGGACCAGCTGATGAGCAAGGCGGTCGACTGCATCAACAGCGGCCGCAACTGCACCTGA
- a CDS encoding DUF4142 domain-containing protein, with the protein MRSILSNSATSGRTIATGLVVAALVATLAALLLPVQLFGESAAAATTTLSYDDDGGGTVETRYGPLTAMDRDFVRKVKLAGLWELPSGRMAQQRGTTAAVRTAGNHLVAGHTELDQRSNEAGRALGIDLPTEPNVAQQGWLGQLKAAQGKEFDATLAELLRRAHGKVFGLVALVRDQTKNTMVRALADRANDVVLDHITVLEKTGNVDFNTLHSS; encoded by the coding sequence GTGCGGTCCATCCTCAGCAATTCCGCAACATCCGGGCGGACCATCGCCACCGGCCTGGTGGTTGCCGCGCTCGTGGCCACGCTCGCGGCGCTGCTGCTGCCCGTCCAGCTCTTCGGCGAGTCGGCGGCCGCGGCGACCACCACCCTGTCGTACGACGACGACGGCGGCGGCACGGTCGAGACCCGCTACGGTCCGCTCACCGCGATGGACCGGGACTTCGTACGCAAGGTCAAGCTGGCCGGGCTGTGGGAGCTGCCCTCGGGCCGGATGGCGCAGCAGCGCGGGACGACCGCCGCCGTCCGCACGGCCGGCAACCACCTCGTGGCGGGGCACACCGAGCTGGACCAGCGGTCGAACGAGGCCGGGCGGGCGCTGGGCATCGACCTGCCCACGGAGCCCAACGTCGCCCAGCAGGGCTGGCTCGGGCAGCTCAAGGCCGCCCAGGGCAAGGAGTTCGACGCGACGCTGGCCGAGTTGTTGCGCCGGGCCCACGGCAAGGTCTTCGGGCTGGTGGCCCTGGTCCGCGACCAGACCAAGAACACGATGGTGCGCGCCCTGGCGGACCGCGCCAACGACGTCGTGCTGGACCACATCACGGTCCTGGAGAAGACCGGGAACGTCGACTTCAACACTCTGCACAGCAGCTGA
- a CDS encoding AMP-dependent synthetase/ligase, which translates to MRDISVPAVAARLRTGGLADSVFDTANHQPDFAQLARRDARAPGGWQEVSAAEFRDEVMALARGLLADGVRPGTRVALMSRTRYEWTLFTYALWAIGGQLVPVYPTASAEQVRCILAGAKITAIVVENEAQAMTVAEACDEPARLRRLWQLDLDCVRRLSEEGTRLPEAEVHRLRHTVSPEGIAAIVYTSGTTGRPRGCVITHANLAAECDTLYAGWGGLLAAPGERPSLLAFLPFAQIYGLMVQVACLRGGVKLAHQPDVSSEELLPALASFRPTFLFAVPYVFEKICARARLAAEAAGRRRTFDAAMTVAVRYAEAMAEEARGTGRGPDPFLRARHALYDRLVYSRIRQTLGGRVHTAITGGSPLLRELGLLFAGMGITVYDGYGLTETSGAITVQPPGRVRFGTVGRPLPGSAVHLALDGEVWVRGPVVFAGYLDEDGTAGDGLYDGWLATGDLGHLDEDGYLVITGRKKDMLITSNGKSVAPQGLEQRLCSHPLISQAVVVGDNRPYVTALLTLDPEALEHWRKLRDEPGADSAAPTPEEQLQAEVRRAVARANASVSRAESIRAFRVLPGRFSQESGLLTPSLKLRRAAIVRTYAAEIDALYAEGKREDPGTRRDRRRWAAAGLYAR; encoded by the coding sequence GTGCGCGACATCAGCGTTCCGGCCGTGGCGGCTCGACTGCGGACCGGCGGTCTTGCCGACTCGGTTTTCGACACCGCGAACCACCAGCCGGATTTCGCTCAGCTCGCCCGCCGCGACGCCAGAGCGCCCGGCGGCTGGCAGGAGGTGTCCGCGGCGGAGTTCCGGGACGAGGTCATGGCCCTGGCCAGGGGGCTGCTGGCGGACGGGGTACGGCCCGGCACCCGGGTCGCGCTGATGTCCCGTACGCGCTACGAGTGGACTCTGTTCACCTATGCGCTGTGGGCGATCGGCGGACAGCTCGTACCGGTCTATCCGACCGCCTCGGCCGAGCAGGTGCGCTGCATCCTCGCCGGGGCGAAGATCACCGCGATCGTCGTCGAGAACGAGGCGCAGGCCATGACCGTGGCCGAGGCCTGCGACGAGCCGGCCAGACTGCGCCGGCTGTGGCAGCTGGACCTGGACTGCGTCCGGCGGCTGTCGGAGGAGGGCACCCGGCTGCCCGAGGCGGAGGTGCACCGGCTGCGCCACACGGTCTCCCCCGAGGGGATCGCGGCGATCGTGTACACCTCGGGGACCACCGGGCGCCCGCGCGGCTGTGTGATCACCCACGCCAATCTCGCCGCCGAGTGCGACACCCTCTACGCGGGCTGGGGCGGGCTGCTGGCCGCGCCCGGCGAACGCCCCTCGCTGCTGGCCTTCCTGCCGTTCGCGCAGATCTACGGGCTGATGGTGCAGGTGGCGTGTCTGCGCGGCGGGGTGAAGCTCGCCCATCAGCCCGATGTGTCGTCGGAGGAGTTGCTGCCGGCCCTGGCCTCGTTCCGTCCGACGTTCCTGTTCGCGGTGCCGTACGTCTTCGAGAAGATCTGCGCCCGCGCCCGGCTGGCCGCCGAAGCGGCGGGCCGGCGGCGGACGTTCGACGCGGCGATGACGGTGGCGGTGCGCTACGCGGAGGCGATGGCCGAGGAGGCGCGGGGCACCGGACGCGGCCCCGACCCGTTCCTGCGGGCCCGGCACGCGCTCTACGACCGGCTGGTGTACTCCCGCATCCGGCAGACGCTGGGCGGCCGGGTGCACACCGCGATCACCGGCGGCTCCCCCCTCCTGCGCGAACTGGGCCTGCTCTTCGCCGGGATGGGCATCACCGTCTACGACGGCTACGGCCTGACGGAGACCAGCGGCGCGATCACCGTACAGCCGCCCGGCAGGGTGCGGTTCGGGACGGTGGGCCGCCCGCTGCCGGGCAGCGCGGTGCATCTGGCGCTGGACGGCGAGGTGTGGGTGCGCGGTCCGGTGGTGTTCGCCGGTTACCTCGACGAGGACGGCACCGCGGGCGACGGGCTCTACGACGGCTGGCTGGCGACCGGCGACCTGGGGCATCTGGACGAGGACGGCTACCTCGTCATCACCGGCCGCAAGAAGGACATGCTCATCACCAGCAACGGCAAGAGCGTGGCCCCGCAGGGCCTGGAGCAGCGGCTGTGCTCCCATCCGCTGATCTCGCAGGCCGTGGTGGTCGGCGACAACCGGCCCTATGTCACCGCGCTGCTCACCCTGGACCCCGAGGCGCTGGAGCACTGGCGCAAGCTGCGCGACGAGCCCGGCGCCGACTCCGCCGCGCCGACGCCGGAGGAGCAGCTGCAGGCGGAGGTGCGGCGGGCGGTGGCGCGCGCCAACGCATCGGTGTCGCGGGCCGAGTCGATCCGCGCCTTCCGGGTGCTGCCGGGCCGGTTCAGCCAGGAGTCCGGGCTGCTGACGCCGTCGCTCAAGCTGCGCCGGGCGGCGATCGTCAGAACCTACGCCGCGGAGATCGACGCCCTGTACGCGGAGGGCAAGCGCGAGGACCCCGGCACCCGGCGGGACCGCCGCCGCTGGGCCGCGGCGGGCCTGTACGCACGCTGA
- a CDS encoding DUF6412 domain-containing protein, which produces MYRILDLWRLYTSALFFLLAGFLLTQTGLTTALTAAATTGALLLLCRAFLIAACARPLPPGRIRTALRDRERRTAFLPQRDPDAAGRPRPRAPGRALPTAA; this is translated from the coding sequence ATGTACCGCATCCTCGATCTCTGGCGCCTGTACACCTCGGCCCTCTTCTTCCTCCTGGCCGGCTTCCTGCTCACACAGACGGGGCTCACCACCGCCCTGACCGCCGCCGCGACCACCGGCGCGCTGCTGCTCCTGTGCCGCGCCTTCCTGATCGCGGCCTGCGCCCGGCCGCTGCCACCGGGCCGGATCCGTACGGCGCTGCGCGACCGCGAGCGGCGTACGGCCTTCCTGCCCCAACGTGATCCCGACGCGGCAGGCCGCCCGCGCCCCCGAGCACCGGGCCGCGCCCTCCCGACGGCCGCGTAG
- the yidC gene encoding YidC/Oxa1 family membrane protein insertase yields the protein MSMFGFLGDALAHGAEALAPLFGPAAMAATIVLCTLGVRAALHPLARAAARGEKARTALAPQLAALQRKHKGHPERLQKATSELYAETGSSPLAGCLPTLLQMPVFFVMYHLFTTGGGGLLQHTLLGAPLGGHWSQALADGGPFGPQGRVYLALFALIAAVATWNYRRARATMAKAPQPAAGAGPALPGMASMAKVMPLLSFGTLVTVAVVPLAAGLYMVTTTTWTVCERALLHRDRKRAEADADAATAAARPEGKPAGGKQAKGAPAKALAAKGTPAKGAPARTKAKAAAPSGDQVPAPADGATGTRAPQQGPSSQRPAQQGPASQRTDRKGAPKSRAARQRAARARANSQAGAGSQAGADSRTGAGSRSRIRPADGPKPQKAGASREAVAETATTTR from the coding sequence ATGTCCATGTTCGGCTTCCTCGGCGACGCGCTGGCGCACGGCGCCGAGGCGCTCGCCCCGCTCTTCGGCCCCGCGGCGATGGCCGCCACCATCGTGCTGTGCACCCTGGGTGTCCGCGCCGCGCTGCACCCGCTCGCCCGCGCCGCGGCCCGCGGCGAGAAGGCTCGTACGGCGCTCGCCCCGCAGCTCGCCGCGCTGCAGCGCAAGCACAAGGGCCACCCCGAGCGCCTGCAGAAGGCGACCTCCGAGCTGTACGCCGAGACCGGCTCCTCGCCACTGGCCGGCTGTCTGCCGACCCTGCTCCAGATGCCCGTCTTCTTCGTGATGTACCACCTGTTCACCACCGGGGGCGGCGGCCTCCTGCAGCACACACTGCTGGGGGCGCCGCTCGGCGGCCACTGGAGCCAGGCGCTGGCGGACGGCGGGCCCTTCGGTCCGCAGGGACGGGTCTACCTCGCGCTGTTCGCGCTGATCGCGGCCGTCGCCACCTGGAACTACCGCCGGGCCCGCGCCACGATGGCCAAGGCCCCGCAGCCGGCCGCGGGCGCCGGCCCGGCACTGCCCGGGATGGCCTCCATGGCCAAGGTGATGCCGCTGCTGTCCTTCGGCACGCTGGTCACGGTGGCCGTGGTGCCGCTGGCCGCCGGGCTCTACATGGTCACGACGACGACCTGGACGGTCTGCGAGCGGGCGCTGCTGCACCGGGACCGGAAGCGCGCCGAGGCGGACGCGGACGCGGCCACCGCGGCGGCCCGGCCCGAGGGGAAGCCGGCCGGAGGCAAGCAGGCCAAGGGGGCGCCGGCCAAGGCACTGGCGGCAAAGGGGACGCCGGCCAAGGGGGCGCCGGCTCGTACCAAGGCGAAGGCCGCCGCCCCGTCCGGGGACCAGGTGCCCGCCCCGGCCGACGGCGCCACGGGCACGCGGGCCCCGCAGCAGGGTCCTTCGTCGCAGCGTCCGGCACAGCAGGGTCCGGCGTCGCAGCGTACGGACCGCAAGGGCGCGCCGAAGAGCCGCGCGGCCCGGCAGCGCGCGGCCCGGGCGAGGGCCAACTCCCAGGCCGGGGCAGGCTCCCAGGCGGGGGCCGACTCCCGGACCGGGGCCGGCTCCCGGAGCAGGATTCGCCCGGCCGACGGGCCGAAGCCGCAGAAGGCCGGGGCTTCCCGCGAGGCCGTCGCGGAGACCGCCACTACCACCCGGTAA
- a CDS encoding fumarylacetoacetate hydrolase family protein — MKLMRVGTAGAERPALLDEAGVLRDLSGLVPDIDGALLADDGTLARLRAAAASGELPPLDAAGLRTGPPLARIGKIVCVGLNYHDHARETGATPPEEPILFLKAPDTVVGPEDTVLVPRGSVKTDWEVELAVVIGRRARYLESDAQALAAVAGYAVAHDVSERAFQIECGGQWDKGKNCETFNPLGPWLVTADEVPDPQALGLRLWVNGELKQDGTTAEQIFPVAEVVRYISRFMTLHPGDIINTGTPAGVAMGHPDPKPYLRAGDIVELEIDGLGRQRQRLREA, encoded by the coding sequence ATGAAGCTGATGCGTGTCGGAACGGCCGGGGCGGAACGCCCGGCGCTGCTCGATGAGGCCGGGGTCCTGCGGGACCTGTCCGGCCTGGTGCCGGACATCGACGGAGCGCTGCTCGCCGACGACGGAACACTGGCCCGCCTCCGCGCCGCCGCCGCGTCCGGTGAGCTGCCACCGCTCGATGCGGCCGGGCTGCGCACCGGCCCGCCGCTGGCCCGGATCGGCAAGATCGTGTGCGTCGGGCTGAACTACCACGACCACGCCCGGGAGACGGGGGCCACGCCCCCCGAGGAGCCGATCCTCTTCCTGAAGGCCCCGGACACGGTCGTCGGCCCCGAGGACACCGTGCTGGTCCCGCGCGGCAGCGTGAAGACCGACTGGGAGGTGGAGCTGGCGGTCGTCATCGGCCGCCGGGCCCGCTACCTCGAGAGCGATGCACAGGCACTGGCGGCGGTGGCCGGCTACGCCGTGGCACACGACGTCTCCGAACGCGCCTTCCAGATCGAGTGCGGCGGCCAGTGGGACAAGGGCAAGAACTGCGAGACGTTCAACCCCCTGGGCCCGTGGCTGGTGACCGCCGACGAGGTCCCCGACCCGCAGGCCCTCGGCCTGCGGCTGTGGGTCAACGGCGAGCTGAAACAGGACGGCACCACCGCCGAACAGATCTTCCCGGTGGCCGAAGTGGTCCGCTACATCAGCCGGTTCATGACCCTCCACCCCGGCGACATCATCAACACCGGCACCCCGGCCGGCGTCGCCATGGGCCACCCGGACCCCAAGCCGTACCTGCGCGCCGGCGACATTGTGGAACTGGAGATCGACGGCCTGGGACGGCAGCGCCAGCGCCTACGCGAAGCGTAG
- a CDS encoding Gfo/Idh/MocA family oxidoreductase, translating to MSEKRDSTGTAAAPHDPLRVGLIGYGLAGSVFHAPLIAATEGLRLDTVSTTHPERQAQARAEHPGVRTVDTPEAVLARAADLDLIVLATPNKTHVPLATAALEAGLPVVVDKPLAATAAEAEKLAALAEDRGLLLSVFQNRRWDNDFRTVRTLVERGELGDVQRFESRFERWRPQPKGGWRESGDPAEIGGLLYDLGSHLVDQALVLFGPAVSVYAESVVRRPGAEADDDSFIALTHANGVRSHLWMSATAAMLGPRFRVLGSRAGYVKHGLDPQEAALREGRRPGDGEGDWGVEPESRWGRTGAGSSPQSGGGERVPTLPGDYPAYYAAIARALREGGRPPVTATEAAAALRVLEAAKRSAAEGRTVRIVG from the coding sequence ATGAGCGAGAAGCGCGACTCCACCGGCACCGCCGCCGCCCCTCACGACCCGCTCCGCGTCGGCCTCATCGGCTACGGCCTGGCGGGCTCGGTCTTCCACGCCCCGCTGATCGCGGCCACCGAGGGCCTGCGACTCGACACCGTCTCGACCACCCACCCGGAGCGGCAGGCGCAGGCCCGCGCCGAGCATCCCGGGGTCCGTACGGTCGACACCCCCGAGGCGGTGCTCGCCCGCGCCGCGGACCTCGATCTGATCGTGCTGGCGACACCGAACAAGACGCATGTGCCGCTCGCCACCGCCGCTCTGGAGGCCGGTCTGCCGGTGGTGGTCGACAAGCCGCTGGCCGCGACCGCCGCCGAGGCCGAGAAACTGGCGGCGCTCGCCGAGGACCGCGGCCTGCTGCTCTCCGTCTTCCAGAACCGCCGCTGGGACAACGACTTCCGCACCGTCCGCACGCTGGTCGAACGGGGCGAGCTCGGCGACGTCCAGCGCTTCGAGTCCCGCTTCGAGCGCTGGCGGCCGCAGCCCAAGGGCGGCTGGCGCGAGTCCGGCGACCCGGCGGAGATCGGCGGCCTGCTCTACGACCTCGGCAGCCACCTCGTCGACCAGGCGCTGGTCCTCTTCGGCCCGGCCGTCTCCGTCTACGCCGAGTCCGTGGTCCGCCGCCCGGGCGCGGAGGCCGACGACGACTCCTTCATCGCCCTCACGCACGCGAACGGCGTCCGCTCCCACCTGTGGATGAGCGCCACCGCGGCCATGCTGGGCCCGCGCTTCCGGGTGCTGGGCAGCCGGGCGGGCTATGTGAAGCACGGCCTGGACCCGCAGGAGGCCGCACTGCGCGAGGGCCGCCGGCCCGGTGACGGGGAGGGCGACTGGGGCGTGGAGCCGGAGTCCCGCTGGGGCCGGACCGGTGCCGGGTCCTCCCCGCAGAGCGGTGGCGGCGAGCGGGTACCGACGCTGCCGGGCGACTACCCCGCCTACTATGCCGCGATCGCACGGGCGCTGCGCGAGGGCGGCCGCCCACCGGTGACCGCCACCGAGGCGGCGGCCGCCCTCCGCGTCCTGGAGGCCGCGAAGCGTTCGGCCGCGGAGGGCCGTACGGTCCGGATCGTGGGCTGA
- a CDS encoding ROK family transcriptional regulator, with translation MTCNDLPHDGPVGVPPGANLPALRGHNAALVLGLLRAAGEEGVSRRELAGRTGLTPQAVSKITARLRDGGLVTEAGRRASTGGKPATVLRLVPGARHAVGLHLDRDELTAVLADLAGEAVGVRRAPLAFEEGAGQVLATVEREVAALRAEAGGPPVLGAGVACPGPLDHTTGVLHRVTGAPRWDGFPLRDAAAERLGLPVILDKDTNAAALGLAQGIPAGAGSFGYLHLGTGLGAGLVLGGSLYRGPRTGAGEFGHQIVQWDGPRCGCGRRGCIEALCLAAVARGDLPGAARVLGVGAANLVELLDIDRVLLGGRTVLDHPDAFLDGVTTALAEQARTRGRAAGAGGTVPVALARGGARVVADGAAELVLAPLFGDRQAGLGGGRAS, from the coding sequence GTGACCTGCAATGACCTCCCCCATGACGGCCCCGTCGGCGTGCCTCCGGGCGCCAATCTCCCCGCCCTGCGCGGGCACAACGCCGCGCTGGTGCTCGGGCTGCTGCGCGCGGCCGGCGAGGAGGGCGTCAGCCGGCGGGAGCTCGCCGGCCGCACCGGGCTGACCCCGCAGGCCGTCAGCAAGATCACCGCCCGGCTGCGGGACGGCGGCCTGGTCACCGAGGCGGGCCGCCGCGCCTCCACGGGCGGTAAGCCCGCCACCGTCCTGCGACTGGTCCCCGGCGCCCGGCACGCCGTCGGACTGCATCTGGACCGCGACGAGCTCACCGCCGTCCTCGCCGACCTCGCGGGCGAAGCGGTCGGCGTACGGCGTGCCCCGCTCGCCTTCGAGGAGGGCGCCGGGCAGGTGCTCGCCACCGTCGAACGGGAGGTCGCCGCCCTGCGCGCCGAGGCCGGCGGGCCGCCGGTGCTGGGCGCCGGGGTGGCCTGCCCCGGCCCGCTGGACCACACCACCGGCGTCCTGCACCGGGTCACCGGCGCGCCACGGTGGGACGGCTTCCCGCTGCGGGACGCAGCTGCCGAACGCCTCGGCCTGCCCGTCATCCTGGACAAGGACACCAACGCGGCGGCACTGGGCCTGGCCCAGGGGATACCGGCGGGCGCCGGCTCCTTCGGGTACCTCCATCTGGGCACCGGCCTCGGCGCCGGGCTCGTACTGGGCGGCAGCCTCTACCGCGGTCCGCGCACCGGTGCCGGTGAATTCGGCCACCAGATCGTGCAGTGGGACGGCCCGCGCTGCGGCTGCGGACGGCGTGGCTGCATCGAGGCGCTGTGCCTGGCGGCGGTCGCCCGCGGCGATCTGCCGGGCGCCGCACGGGTGTTGGGCGTGGGCGCCGCCAACCTCGTGGAGCTGCTGGACATCGACCGGGTGCTGCTCGGCGGCCGCACCGTACTGGACCACCCCGACGCGTTCCTCGACGGCGTGACCACGGCACTCGCCGAGCAGGCCCGTACCCGCGGCAGGGCGGCCGGGGCCGGGGGGACGGTGCCGGTGGCGCTCGCCCGCGGCGGTGCGCGGGTGGTCGCGGACGGCGCGGCGGAACTGGTGCTGGCACCGCTCTTCGGGGACCGGCAGGCCGGCCTGGGGGGCGGGCGGGCCTCCTGA
- a CDS encoding GntR family transcriptional regulator produces the protein MEFPYGQDPGAPIRSGVPEHGRIPKYYAAKVDIAALLEELGEGEVLPTERELALRFEVSRETLRQALRELILEGRLRRLGRGTVVAGPKMEQSLSLASYTEGVRSQGRKPGRHLVSLDRFPCPPQLAGDLGLDVGDAVWHMERVLLADDERVGLESTYVAVERVPDLATDFAPDSSFYAYLHQRLGIGFGDADERLETVLATPREALLIGTPGALPMLLIHRLSRDTRGRPLERVRSLYRGDRFSFTTHLGKPAGAE, from the coding sequence GTGGAGTTCCCGTACGGCCAGGATCCTGGCGCACCCATCCGGTCCGGCGTCCCCGAGCACGGACGCATCCCCAAGTACTACGCGGCCAAGGTCGACATCGCCGCGCTGCTGGAGGAGTTGGGCGAGGGCGAGGTGCTGCCCACCGAGCGCGAGCTGGCGCTGCGCTTCGAGGTCTCCCGCGAGACCCTGCGCCAGGCCCTGCGTGAGCTGATCCTGGAGGGGCGGCTGCGGCGGCTGGGGCGGGGCACGGTCGTCGCGGGCCCCAAGATGGAGCAGTCGCTGTCGCTCGCGAGCTATACGGAGGGCGTACGCAGCCAGGGACGCAAGCCGGGCCGGCATCTCGTCAGCCTGGACCGGTTCCCGTGTCCGCCGCAGCTCGCCGGCGATCTGGGGCTCGACGTGGGCGACGCCGTCTGGCACATGGAGCGGGTGCTGCTCGCCGACGACGAGCGGGTCGGGCTGGAGAGCACCTATGTCGCGGTCGAGCGGGTGCCGGACCTCGCCACCGACTTCGCACCGGACTCGTCCTTCTACGCCTATCTCCACCAGCGGCTGGGCATCGGCTTCGGCGACGCGGACGAGCGGCTGGAGACCGTCCTCGCCACCCCGCGCGAGGCACTGCTGATCGGCACGCCGGGCGCACTGCCGATGCTGCTGATCCACCGGCTCTCGCGGGACACCCGGGGCCGCCCGCTGGAACGGGTGCGCTCGCTCTACCGGGGCGACCGGTTCTCCTTCACCACGCATTTGGGGAAGCCTGCCGGGGCGGAGTGA